A single Methanospirillum lacunae DNA region contains:
- a CDS encoding TIR domain-containing protein, with amino-acid sequence MTHNYFEYDFAISYAGEDLKIAEGIKKAIIERYGNYSVFLAADEQDTLVGKDGEIFFEELFKNSKQIIVLFSENYKRKDWTRFELDIINQQNDENRFIPIKLDNVKILGLPSKIIYLPFSGNYIEIASIAIKKLIKYESDNDIYRDSAYQKAKKKIDDSRGTVDKSVQLIKDSRQRTPLDNIDYPKENFEPLYSIIEDKETKYSTIIRRVIRLNIPDGLSKDEVIYNIKYCTTHIFNKDKPEAIAIFVYSDQASNFLGYDDKINVARSHFAFLGDWGKAEEGFAYNMPVSKFEYTYDFEESYFDKKLKIKPSSDDAKEILIDIFEDKIFDLISSTPKIKTRNIYKNIKIKPEEINKILKKLEHKGEIQKCGSRNDWFWEISNKMQNKR; translated from the coding sequence ATGACACATAATTATTTTGAATATGATTTTGCAATTTCATATGCTGGAGAAGACCTAAAAATTGCGGAGGGCATTAAGAAAGCAATAATAGAAAGATATGGTAATTATTCAGTCTTTTTAGCAGCGGACGAGCAAGATACACTTGTTGGTAAAGATGGAGAGATTTTTTTTGAAGAGTTGTTTAAAAACTCAAAACAGATCATTGTTTTATTTTCAGAAAACTATAAAAGAAAGGATTGGACTCGCTTTGAATTGGATATAATTAATCAACAAAATGATGAAAATCGCTTTATCCCAATAAAATTGGATAATGTAAAGATTCTTGGACTTCCTTCAAAAATAATATATCTACCATTTTCTGGAAACTATATTGAAATTGCATCAATTGCAATTAAAAAATTAATTAAATACGAATCAGATAATGACATTTATAGAGATAGTGCATATCAAAAAGCCAAGAAAAAAATTGATGATTCAAGAGGAACTGTTGACAAATCTGTTCAATTGATAAAAGATAGTCGACAAAGAACACCACTTGACAATATTGATTATCCAAAAGAGAATTTTGAGCCATTATATTCAATTATTGAAGATAAAGAGACAAAATACTCAACCATCATTCGAAGAGTAATTCGATTAAATATTCCAGACGGTTTAAGTAAGGACGAGGTAATTTATAACATAAAATACTGCACAACTCATATTTTTAATAAAGATAAACCTGAAGCTATTGCTATTTTTGTTTATTCAGACCAGGCTTCTAATTTTTTAGGATATGATGATAAAATTAATGTCGCCAGATCACATTTTGCATTTTTAGGAGATTGGGGAAAAGCTGAAGAAGGATTTGCTTACAATATGCCAGTAAGTAAATTTGAATATACTTATGATTTTGAAGAAAGTTATTTTGATAAAAAGTTGAAAATTAAACCTAGTTCTGATGATGCAAAGGAGATTTTGATAGATATTTTTGAAGATAAAATCTTTGATCTCATCAGCAGTACACCAAAAATAAAAACGCGAAATATCTACAAGAATATAAAAATTAAACCTGAAGAAATTAACAAAATATTAAAAAAACTGGAACATAAAGGTGAAATTCAAAAATGTGGTTCTAGAAACGATTGGTTTTGGGAAATTTCTAATAAAATGCAAAACAAGAGATAG